One window of the Thermococcus sp. P6 genome contains the following:
- a CDS encoding HAD family hydrolase has translation MIVAFDFDGTLADTYSCMEEAFRRALERRYGWLPFKGLWAKLLTRVESHFERPRFGSHRGTSKPPFFLRGRLFETWFEERARLSEPIDNAPELLRKLREEGHVVISFSAEDSIDGMKVRRLRAMGIYDLFDDVVVFGREMTLDEAFELVRRKYGGETFVWVDDKPWRFVGHGDENTEYVWYYFPFTARFVEKNPGMLESISRLHVIRDLWSVLDVIERVRRERSS, from the coding sequence ATGATAGTCGCCTTTGATTTCGACGGAACGCTCGCAGATACGTATTCCTGCATGGAGGAAGCCTTCCGAAGGGCTCTGGAGAGACGCTACGGCTGGCTGCCATTCAAGGGCCTCTGGGCGAAACTCCTCACGAGGGTGGAGAGCCACTTCGAAAGGCCGAGGTTTGGAAGCCATAGGGGGACCTCGAAGCCACCCTTCTTCCTCAGGGGAAGGCTCTTCGAAACGTGGTTCGAGGAGAGGGCAAGGTTAAGCGAACCCATAGACAACGCTCCGGAGCTTTTGAGGAAACTGAGGGAGGAGGGGCACGTCGTGATATCCTTTTCCGCCGAAGATTCCATAGACGGCATGAAGGTCAGAAGGCTCAGGGCGATGGGAATCTACGATCTCTTTGACGACGTTGTGGTCTTCGGGCGGGAGATGACGCTGGATGAAGCCTTCGAACTCGTCCGCCGTAAGTACGGAGGGGAGACCTTTGTATGGGTGGACGATAAGCCATGGCGATTCGTGGGCCACGGGGACGAGAACACGGAGTACGTGTGGTACTACTTCCCCTTCACGGCGAGGTTCGTTGAGAAGAACCCCGGGATGCTCGAATCCATATCGAGGCTCCACGTGATAAGGGACCTCTGGAGCGTGCTGGACGTGATAGAAAGGGTAAGAAGGGAGCGCTCATCCTGA
- the gcvPA gene encoding aminomethyl-transferring glycine dehydrogenase subunit GcvPA — translation MAKHYIPNSAGKEEMLKEMGLRSIEDLFSDVPGGMVKEFNLPTGKSEYEVFLELGEVLSKNRTFLEMPSFLGAGTYFHYIPAHVRYLIERSEFLTSYTPYQPEISQGMLQALFEYQSLIGELVGLPVVNSSMYDWGTAVAEAALMSARVTRRKRFVVPKHLSPERKRVLSTYTSGPGIEVVEVPWDERGQLDLEILRKEADGSAGVYVEVPNFFGILEENLREIGEVAHDAGALFVVGVDPTVLGVVEAPGELGADVVVGEAAYFGSPMNFGGPRAGIFATRNDRKLIRQMPGRIIGMTESRDGERAFVMTLQTREQHIRRAKATSNICSNEALVAVAAAIHLASLGPGGLRELGEVILKNTAYLKKRLSEVAEIPFEGINFKDIPVRFEKPYGEIHEALLERNIHGGYYLRPHFPELGESALFAATETTRREWVDALIEVLREVA, via the coding sequence ATGGCGAAACACTACATCCCGAACTCCGCCGGTAAGGAGGAGATGCTGAAGGAGATGGGCCTGAGATCCATTGAAGATCTCTTCTCGGACGTTCCCGGTGGAATGGTCAAGGAGTTCAACCTTCCCACAGGAAAGAGCGAATACGAGGTCTTCCTTGAGCTCGGTGAAGTCCTCTCGAAGAACAGGACGTTTCTGGAGATGCCGTCCTTTCTCGGGGCAGGGACGTACTTCCACTACATCCCGGCGCACGTCAGATACCTCATCGAGCGGAGCGAGTTTCTGACTTCCTACACCCCCTACCAGCCCGAGATAAGTCAGGGAATGCTTCAGGCCCTCTTTGAGTACCAGAGCCTGATAGGGGAGCTCGTCGGGTTGCCCGTGGTGAACTCCTCGATGTACGACTGGGGAACGGCCGTGGCTGAGGCGGCCCTGATGAGCGCCCGCGTGACGAGAAGGAAGAGGTTCGTGGTGCCGAAGCACCTCAGCCCGGAAAGGAAGAGGGTCCTCAGCACCTACACCTCCGGTCCGGGAATTGAGGTCGTTGAAGTTCCATGGGACGAAAGAGGGCAGCTCGACCTCGAAATTCTCAGGAAGGAGGCGGATGGCTCCGCGGGCGTCTACGTGGAGGTTCCCAACTTCTTCGGAATACTCGAGGAAAACCTGAGGGAAATCGGCGAAGTGGCCCACGATGCCGGGGCCCTCTTCGTGGTGGGCGTTGATCCGACGGTACTCGGAGTGGTCGAGGCTCCCGGCGAACTCGGTGCCGATGTGGTCGTTGGGGAGGCCGCGTACTTCGGCAGCCCGATGAACTTCGGCGGACCGAGGGCGGGCATCTTTGCAACAAGGAACGACAGGAAGCTCATCCGCCAGATGCCCGGGAGGATAATCGGCATGACGGAAAGCAGGGACGGGGAGAGGGCCTTCGTTATGACGCTCCAGACGAGGGAACAGCACATAAGACGGGCAAAGGCAACCTCGAACATATGCTCCAACGAGGCCCTCGTTGCCGTCGCTGCCGCGATACACCTCGCCAGCCTCGGGCCGGGGGGACTCAGGGAGCTTGGAGAGGTCATACTTAAAAACACAGCCTACCTTAAGAAACGCCTCTCGGAAGTCGCAGAAATCCCCTTCGAGGGAATCAACTTCAAGGACATCCCGGTGCGGTTCGAAAAGCCCTATGGGGAGATACACGAGGCCCTCCTCGAGAGGAACATCCACGGCGGGTATTACCTAAGGCCTCACTTCCCGGAGCTGGGCGAAAGCGCCCTCTTCGCCGCCACGGAGACCACGAGGAGGGAATGGGTCGATGCTCTGATAGAGGTACTGAGGGAGGTGGCCTGA